The sequence TCCACCACTTCGACTCGACGCAACCTCGCCCTGGTGTGGGACGAAGGGTGGCGCCGGATGACCGTACGGGAAACTTTCGCCCTCGAGGCAACAGATCGGGTGATGGCCGGCGTCTCACTAGACGTCAACACCGATCAACAGATGGGCGAGAAGCATGCGTGAGAACGACGACCGGCAGCAGTCGTTCGGACTGAACGAGAACAGGACTCCGGACCCGGCCGCTGTCTACGCCGCGGTCGAGGAGCTCTCCCGTACGCCGAAGCGGCGTCGCCGCGGTGTGCAGGTCGCCGGCGGCGTCGCCGTCGGGGCCGGTCTGCTCGTCGGTCTCGTCGGCGTGCCGGCGGCCTTCGCGTCCGAGGTCTCCAAGCCGGCGCACGTCAACCAGGTGGCCGCCACCGCATCGGCCAAGGACAAGGCCGCCCCGTCCCCCTCCGCGTCGGTGAGTGAGGAGCAGGCGCGCAACGCCTACTTCGCCGCCGGCTACGGGCTGGACGAGGCCGAGAAGCTCGCCAAGCTGTGGAACATCACCGACCTCAGCGCCACCAAGGCCGAGGCCGGCCGTCGGCTGCTCGCCGGCCAGACGCTGCCGATCCCGCCGGGGTCCGCCCCGACCGACTCCGAGCACGACGCGCAGCGGGCGGCGTTCTTCGACGCCGGGTACGGCTGGGACGACGCGGTGAAGCTGGCCAAGCTGTGGAAGCTGGCCGACCCGGGCCAGGCGAAGGTGAAGGCCGGAGCCAAGCTGCTGGCCGGGCAGACCCTGCCGATCAAGCCGCACGCGAACAGCGAGGCGCAGGCCGACAAGCAGGTCAACGCGTTCTTCGGGGCCGGCTACGACTACGACGACGCGGTCAAGCTGGCCAAGCTGTGGAAGACCAAGACGCCGTACGACGCCAAGGTCGAGGCCGGAAAGCGGCTGCTCGCCGGCAAGAAGCTGCCCATCGCGCCGTCGGCCGAGAAGCAGGAGCAGGCCCGGCTGGACGCCTACTTCGCCGCCGGGTACGGCTGGGACGAGGCGGTCAAGCTGGCCAAGCTGTGGAAGCTGGCCGACCCGGGCCAGGCGAAGGTGAAGGCCGGAGCCAAGCTGCTGGCCGGGCAGACCCTGCCGATCAAGCCGGCGACGCCCCCCGCCGAGCCGGAGGAGGACAAGCAGGTCAACGCGTTCTTCGCCGCCGGCTACGACTACGACGACGCGGTCAAGCTGGCCAAGCTGTGGAAGACCACGTCGCCGTACGACGCCAAGGTGAAGGCGGGCGCCAAGCTGCTGGCCGGGCAGACCCTGCCGATCCGGCCCTGAGCGACCGGATCCCGGCCCGTGTGGTGCGCCGTGCCGACGGCGCGCCACGCGGCCCCCGGACGCTGACGATCGGGGTGTTCGACTCCGGCGTCGGCGGTCTCACCGTGACCGCCGACCTGCGGCAGGCGTTGCCCGACGCCCGGATCGTCTACCTCGCCGACACGGCGCACGCCCCGTACGGGAACAAGCCGCCGGACCAGGTCGTCGAGCTGGTGCTCGCCGGTCTGGACCGGCTGGTCGAGGCCGGGGCGGACGTGCTCGTCGTGGCCTGCAACACCGCCGCCGCGGCGGGACTGGCGGTCGCCCGGAGCCGCTACCCGGTGCCGGTCGTCGACGTGGTGGCGCCGACCGCGCGGGCGGCGATCGACCGCCTCGCCGCCGCCGGCGCCGTGGGCCGGCCGATCGGCGTCCTCGGCACCGCCGCCACGATCGCCGCCGGCGTCTATCCGCGCGCCCTGTCCGCGGTCGCCGGCGCCACGGTGGTCGGCGTCGCCGGCCCCGAACTCGTCACCCTGGTCGAGCGGGGAACGACGACCGGCGCCCTGGCCGGCGCGGTCGTCCGCCGCCGGGTGGCCCCGATCGTCGAGGCCGGCGTGGGCGCCCTCATCCTCGGCTGTACGCACTTCCCGTTCCTGGCCCCGGCGATCCGGGCCGCCGTGGGCGACGCGGTTCCCCTGGTCACCGCCGGCCCCGGGACCGCCGCGGCGACCGCCGCCGCCGTCGGTCGTGAGGTCGCGTACGGGCCGCGCCCGGCGTCCCGCGACCTGCTGGCTACGGTGGACCTGCGGTGCACCGGTGATCCGCGGCGCTTCGCGCGTACGGTCGAGCGGCTCTTCGCCCGTGCCGGTGCCGGAGATCTCTCCCGCCCGATGCCCGGTGACCACCGGCTTCCGGTGACCGTCTAGTGATCGTGACCAACGAGCTTTGCGAGGTGCAAGGGTGACGGCGACGCTGCGCGGCCGGATCGGCTTCGAGATCGAACTGCTCGCCCCCCGGGGCAGCAGCCGGCGCACATTGGCCGACGAGATCGCGTCCCGCTCCGGCGGCACCGTCCGGCCGGTGTGGCACCACGACAGCGAGCCGTCCCTGGTGCCGGGCCTGGGCCGGTTCCTGCGCCTCAGCCAGGGTTTCGAGGTGCGCCGGGCCGACGGCGAGCTGCTGTGCACGCTGGTCGACGACATCACGCTGCTGGCCGACCTGGATCCACGCCGACCGGCGCCGCCGGGCTGGTTCCGCATCCTCGGCGACGACGCCCGCCTGCTGCGGCTGCTCGCCCTGCACAGCGACCCGGGCGCCGACGCGGCGACGGCGCTGGACGAGGCGGCGCGCCTCTGGCGGACCACCGCCCAGCAGCTCGACGACGTGTACCGGCTGGACGACCCGAGCGGCGTCACCATCGCCCTGGCGGCACCGCAGGGCGGGGAACGGGAGCGGGGATGCGAGGTCGTCACCGCGCCCCTGACGGCCGACCACCACGCCGAACTGGAACGTCTCCTGGCCCCGGCGCGCGAGCTGGGCTTCACCGTGCCGCACGAGGCCGCCGTGCACCTGCACCTCGACGGCGGCCCGTTCCGCGAGGCGCACGCCGCGGCCAACGTCGTGCGCCTGTTCGCACACTGGCGCGAGCCGCTACGGCAGCTGCTGGGCACGAACCCGGCGTGCCTGCG is a genomic window of Actinoplanes teichomyceticus ATCC 31121 containing:
- a CDS encoding amidoligase family protein yields the protein MTATLRGRIGFEIELLAPRGSSRRTLADEIASRSGGTVRPVWHHDSEPSLVPGLGRFLRLSQGFEVRRADGELLCTLVDDITLLADLDPRRPAPPGWFRILGDDARLLRLLALHSDPGADAATALDEAARLWRTTAQQLDDVYRLDDPSGVTIALAAPQGGERERGCEVVTAPLTADHHAELERLLAPARELGFTVPHEAAVHLHLDGGPFREAHAAANVVRLFAHWREPLRQLLGTNPACLRLAPLPAELVRAVEGTPTWADLREAADAGGLTKYFDVNLTQLFSDTPVRDTVEVRILPGAIDADDIVNQAGVVELLLERCRWPEPIGAAPDDPGAAVQELIVMAADVLAARP
- the murI gene encoding glutamate racemase; translated protein: MVRRADGAPRGPRTLTIGVFDSGVGGLTVTADLRQALPDARIVYLADTAHAPYGNKPPDQVVELVLAGLDRLVEAGADVLVVACNTAAAAGLAVARSRYPVPVVDVVAPTARAAIDRLAAAGAVGRPIGVLGTAATIAAGVYPRALSAVAGATVVGVAGPELVTLVERGTTTGALAGAVVRRRVAPIVEAGVGALILGCTHFPFLAPAIRAAVGDAVPLVTAGPGTAAATAAAVGREVAYGPRPASRDLLATVDLRCTGDPRRFARTVERLFARAGAGDLSRPMPGDHRLPVTV